Proteins found in one Archaeoglobus neptunius genomic segment:
- the ribA gene encoding GTP cyclohydrolase II translates to MEEIAAHVKAGKPVMILDRKSAICIPAEVITGELINFMMKNCDEIRLALPWGKILSLGLNRFRFQNGNLIPIDPKLDKISAEDRAGFIRDLVSGKIREIQYPGRIFVEETKEMGVLERPGMAEACVDLARMAGFRPSAVYAPLMTAEGGVASEEYALKFAEKNNIPVFRIKDMIEFRIRSEKIVERVVEATLPTKFYGIFKAVGYKTPLGEIVALVRGDVSEGNVLVRIHSECLTGDVFHSLRCDCGDQLENALKMIDREDKGVAIYMRGHEGRGIGLINKLMAYKLQEDGIDTVDANIELGFPPDLRSYGVAAQILMDLGVKNIRLLTNNPLKIEELRKYGFDVVREPIEIEPCDVNLPYLKAKKDKMGHMICFND, encoded by the coding sequence ATGGAAGAAATTGCCGCACATGTAAAGGCCGGAAAGCCGGTAATGATTCTTGACCGTAAAAGCGCTATTTGCATTCCTGCCGAAGTGATTACCGGAGAGTTAATCAATTTCATGATGAAAAACTGCGATGAGATTCGTTTAGCCCTCCCGTGGGGCAAAATTCTATCTCTCGGCCTCAACAGATTCAGATTTCAGAATGGAAATCTCATTCCCATAGACCCGAAGCTCGACAAGATATCGGCTGAGGATAGGGCCGGGTTTATCAGAGACCTTGTCAGCGGGAAGATCAGGGAAATTCAGTATCCGGGCAGGATTTTTGTCGAGGAAACTAAAGAAATGGGTGTGCTCGAGAGGCCGGGAATGGCTGAAGCCTGTGTGGACCTCGCAAGAATGGCCGGATTCAGACCTTCCGCCGTTTACGCCCCCCTCATGACGGCTGAAGGTGGGGTTGCGAGCGAGGAGTACGCCCTTAAGTTTGCCGAGAAGAACAACATCCCGGTTTTCAGGATTAAGGACATGATCGAGTTCAGGATAAGATCCGAGAAAATCGTAGAGAGGGTTGTGGAAGCCACGTTACCAACAAAGTTTTACGGGATATTCAAGGCTGTAGGATACAAGACCCCTCTTGGAGAAATAGTGGCCCTTGTGCGAGGAGACGTGAGTGAGGGCAACGTTCTGGTAAGAATCCACTCCGAGTGTCTGACAGGCGATGTATTTCACTCCCTACGATGCGATTGCGGAGATCAGCTTGAGAATGCACTTAAGATGATAGACAGAGAGGATAAAGGTGTGGCCATATACATGAGAGGGCATGAGGGAAGAGGAATAGGCCTGATAAACAAGCTCATGGCCTACAAACTTCAGGAGGATGGAATAGACACCGTCGATGCAAACATAGAACTTGGATTTCCACCGGATTTGAGGAGCTACGGCGTTGCTGCCCAAATTTTGATGGATCTAGGGGTCAAAAACATCAGACTTCTGACCAACAACCCCTTGAAAATCGAGGAGCTCAGAAAATACGGATTCGATGTTGTGAGAGAGCCCATTGAGATCGAACCCTGTGATGTGAACCTGCCCTACCTGAAGGCAAAAAAGGACAAGATGGGCCACATGATATGTTTCAACGACTGA
- a CDS encoding TFIIB-type zinc ribbon-containing protein, with protein MKRILVCPVCKSKDVELDTGGYTGKYYCKNCGYIGSFVLEMTEGEYKELLEEKRFERKEDDRTKPKGVRED; from the coding sequence ATGAAGAGGATTCTTGTTTGCCCGGTTTGCAAGTCAAAGGATGTGGAGCTGGACACCGGCGGATACACCGGCAAGTATTACTGCAAAAACTGCGGATATATCGGAAGCTTTGTGCTTGAAATGACAGAGGGTGAGTACAAGGAACTGCTGGAAGAGAAGAGATTTGAAAGGAAAGAAGATGACAGAACGAAACCAAAGGGTGTTAGGGAGGATTGA
- a CDS encoding beta-CASP ribonuclease aCPSF1, translating into MSKYLDEIREKVKEYLPRSVRVKSIEFEGPQLVIYVENPQELAEVDIVKKLAKDLRKRIIIRADPKSLKPPEEAKEVIMRIVPEDARISNIFFDEENGEVIIEAEKPGVVIGKQGSTFREIMKAVGWSPRVVRTPPIKSKIIENIRNYLLSVREERAETLRRIGERIHRGILMEDKWVRVTFLGGSREVGRSCYLLQTPESRILIDCGVNVSNLSSTPYLYVPEVQPLDALDAVVITHAHLDHCGLIPLLYKYGYRGPIYLTPPTRDLMVLLQLDFLEVAAREGGTVPYNSNLIREALKHTITLDYGVVTDISPDIRLTFYNAGHILGSAIAHFHIGEGHYNIAFTGDFKFEKTRLFDRAATNFPRLEALIMEATYGGSNDVQPSRRDAEEKLIEVINRTLDRGGKVLIPTFAVGRSQEVMIVLEEAMREGKLREVHVYLDGMIYEATAIHTAYPEYLNSHLRDLIFYHGINPFISENFVRVDSSSKREEVITDPSPCVVIATSGMLNGGPVMEYFRHLAGDERNTIVFVGYQAEGTLGRKVQKGWKEVPFPVNGRREVVEVKMEVETVDGFSGHSDRNQLIRYIRYLQSKPEKVATVHGDESKCIDLASSIYKTYRIETRAPLNLETIRFA; encoded by the coding sequence ATGTCGAAGTATCTGGACGAGATTAGAGAAAAGGTAAAGGAGTATCTCCCGAGAAGCGTAAGGGTAAAGTCAATAGAGTTTGAGGGTCCTCAACTGGTTATCTACGTCGAGAACCCTCAGGAACTGGCAGAAGTAGACATAGTCAAGAAGCTCGCCAAAGATTTGAGAAAGAGGATAATTATCAGGGCCGATCCCAAGTCCCTGAAACCTCCTGAGGAGGCAAAAGAGGTAATAATGCGAATTGTACCCGAAGATGCCAGAATATCAAACATCTTTTTTGATGAGGAGAATGGAGAGGTAATTATTGAGGCTGAGAAACCCGGAGTTGTAATTGGAAAGCAGGGCTCCACCTTCAGAGAGATAATGAAGGCAGTGGGATGGAGTCCCAGAGTCGTCAGAACCCCGCCAATTAAGTCAAAGATAATAGAAAACATACGGAACTATCTCCTCAGCGTAAGAGAGGAGAGAGCCGAGACTCTGAGAAGAATCGGAGAGAGGATACACCGCGGAATACTCATGGAGGACAAGTGGGTAAGAGTGACATTCCTGGGTGGGAGCAGAGAGGTCGGAAGGAGCTGCTATCTTCTGCAGACTCCTGAGAGCAGGATTCTTATCGATTGCGGTGTGAATGTCAGCAATTTATCCAGTACTCCCTATCTCTACGTTCCCGAAGTCCAGCCGCTCGATGCTCTGGATGCGGTTGTGATAACTCATGCCCATCTTGACCATTGCGGACTCATACCTTTGCTCTACAAGTACGGATACAGGGGTCCGATTTACCTCACCCCGCCCACCAGAGACCTCATGGTGCTGCTCCAGCTTGACTTCCTGGAGGTCGCTGCGAGGGAGGGAGGGACTGTACCTTACAATTCCAACCTCATCAGAGAGGCTTTGAAGCATACAATAACCCTCGACTACGGCGTTGTTACGGACATAAGCCCCGATATACGGCTAACATTCTACAACGCTGGACACATCCTGGGCTCTGCGATAGCCCACTTTCACATTGGTGAGGGGCACTACAACATAGCATTTACGGGTGATTTTAAATTCGAGAAGACGAGACTTTTCGACAGAGCAGCCACGAACTTTCCGAGACTTGAAGCCCTTATTATGGAGGCCACCTACGGAGGCTCGAACGATGTTCAGCCGTCAAGGAGGGATGCGGAGGAAAAGCTCATCGAGGTGATAAACAGAACCCTGGACAGGGGTGGGAAAGTTCTCATTCCAACGTTTGCCGTTGGAAGAAGTCAGGAGGTCATGATCGTTCTGGAGGAGGCGATGAGAGAGGGGAAGCTGCGAGAGGTCCATGTATACCTGGACGGTATGATATACGAGGCGACAGCAATTCATACGGCATATCCTGAGTACCTGAATTCCCACCTGAGGGATCTGATTTTCTACCACGGCATAAACCCGTTCATAAGCGAGAATTTCGTCAGAGTTGACTCATCGTCGAAGAGAGAAGAGGTAATAACCGACCCATCTCCGTGCGTTGTGATAGCCACCTCCGGTATGCTCAATGGCGGACCGGTGATGGAGTACTTCCGCCATCTGGCAGGGGATGAGAGGAATACAATAGTCTTTGTGGGTTATCAGGCGGAGGGAACTCTGGGAAGAAAAGTTCAGAAGGGTTGGAAGGAGGTTCCATTCCCGGTCAACGGAAGAAGAGAAGTCGTGGAAGTTAAAATGGAGGTCGAGACCGTGGATGGATTTTCAGGACACTCTGACAGAAACCAGCTTATCAGATACATAAGGTACCTGCAATCAAAGCCAGAAAAGGTCGCAACAGTGCACGGAGATGAGTCAAAGTGCATAGACCTCGCATCGAGCATTTACAAGACGTACAGAATTGAAACCAGAGCACCTCTTAATCTGGAGACGATAAGGTTTGCCTGA
- the psmB gene encoding archaeal proteasome endopeptidase complex subunit beta has protein sequence MIEEKIYKGTTTIGLVCKDGVVMATEKRATMGNFIASRRAKKIYQIADRMAMTTAGSVGDAQFLARIIKIETNLYEIRRERKPTIRAVATLTSNLLNSYRYFPYLVQLLIGGLDSEGMGIYSIDPIGGAIEEKDIVATGSGSLTAYGVLEDRFTPEMSVDDALELAIRAIYSAMRRDSASGDGIDVVKITESEYYQLTPEEVEEILAKFRK, from the coding sequence ATGATAGAAGAGAAGATATATAAGGGAACCACAACAATAGGTCTGGTTTGTAAGGACGGAGTAGTGATGGCCACCGAAAAAAGAGCCACAATGGGAAACTTCATTGCCAGCAGAAGGGCCAAGAAAATATACCAGATAGCAGACAGGATGGCAATGACCACAGCGGGAAGTGTGGGAGATGCACAGTTCCTCGCAAGGATCATCAAGATTGAAACCAACCTCTATGAAATCAGAAGAGAAAGAAAGCCAACTATAAGGGCAGTTGCCACCCTCACCTCCAATCTGCTCAACTCCTACCGCTACTTCCCCTACCTTGTACAGCTCCTCATCGGCGGACTGGATTCCGAGGGGATGGGAATTTACTCAATTGATCCAATTGGCGGTGCAATCGAAGAGAAGGACATCGTAGCAACGGGGAGCGGAAGCCTCACAGCATACGGAGTGCTGGAAGACAGATTCACACCCGAAATGAGTGTGGATGATGCACTGGAACTCGCCATAAGGGCAATATACTCAGCAATGAGGAGAGATTCTGCATCAGGAGACGGAATTGACGTTGTAAAAATTACCGAGTCTGAGTACTACCAGCTTACCCCAGAAGAAGTAGAGGAAATCTTGGCAAAGTTCAGGAAGTAG
- a CDS encoding class II aldolase/adducin family protein, which yields MFEEAIKVGKLLASAKLIDGASGNMSFKIGDTIYITRTGANLDELKNEHFVKLKPGEFTREASVDQLIHVKIYEKTDYSAVLHCHGIFNVVIGGRMSRIEPVDLEGKLYFGEIRVLEGQFGSPELAEQISDEVKERGVAVVRNHGMYAAGKNLRDAYNKASYLEHSCEIIYRSRLLDFLHEP from the coding sequence ATGTTCGAAGAAGCGATAAAAGTTGGAAAGCTTCTCGCATCAGCAAAACTCATTGATGGTGCAAGTGGCAATATGAGTTTTAAAATTGGAGATACGATTTACATTACAAGGACTGGGGCAAATCTCGACGAACTGAAGAATGAACACTTTGTCAAGCTCAAGCCTGGCGAATTTACAAGGGAAGCCTCTGTTGACCAGCTAATTCATGTGAAAATTTACGAAAAGACTGACTACAGTGCAGTGCTTCACTGTCACGGAATTTTCAATGTTGTTATAGGAGGGAGGATGAGCAGAATAGAACCCGTGGATCTCGAAGGAAAGCTGTACTTTGGAGAGATAAGGGTTTTGGAAGGTCAGTTTGGGTCTCCTGAACTGGCCGAGCAGATTTCGGATGAGGTAAAGGAAAGGGGGGTGGCAGTTGTCAGAAATCATGGTATGTATGCCGCAGGAAAGAACCTGAGAGATGCGTACAACAAGGCGAGCTATCTCGAACATTCATGCGAAATAATTTACAGATCCAGACTACTGGACTTTCTGCACGAGCCTTAA